A segment of the Carya illinoinensis cultivar Pawnee chromosome 1, C.illinoinensisPawnee_v1, whole genome shotgun sequence genome:
gcacgacttgtttcATAAGGTTTCCTGCAAAAACCAgtgattgattatgaggaaacatactctcctgttattgatgaaatcacattcagattttttattagcttggtagttacaaaaagattagatatgcagttgatggatgtaatcactgcatatttatatagataattgaatcatgacatatatatgaaaattcctgaAAGATATAAGATGCCTGAAGCTCCTAATCTAAGTAcatccagaaatatgtattctattaaacttcaaagatctttatatgggttaaagcaaTCTAGACGCATGTAATATAAACatcttagcgaatatctattgaaagaaggatttgagaataatccaatatgcctatgtgtttttattaagaaatcagacttcagatttgttattattgtagTTTATGTTTATTATCTAAATCTTGTTAAAACTCCTAAAAAGATCAcaagaaccgctacatatttaaagaatgaatttgaaatgaaagatcttgacAAAACGAAATTTgtaaaatggaattctcattcatcagtcaactTATACAAAGAAAGTATTGaattacttttatatggacaaagctcattccctgagtactccaatggttgttcgattacttgatgtgcaaaaagatccatttcgtccttgtgaagacgatgaaaAAATTCTTGGTCCTAAAATACCTTATCTTagtacaattggagccctgatgtttCTTGCAAATtacactcggcctgatattgcattttcaattaatttacttgcaagatatagttctgcaccaactcgaagacattggaatggtatTAAACATGTCCTTTGATACCTCcaaggtacggttgatatggaattattttatcaacatagattaagtccacaattagttagatatgcagatgcaggttatctttcagatccacacagaggtagatctcaaactgaatatatatttatttatgaaaattctaCTATATCATAGAAATCTGTCAAGCAAAtactatctgctacctcttcaaatcactaaGAGATCATTGTaattcatgaagcaagtcgagaatgtatttggTTAAAATCGGTaattcaacatattcaagaaaagtgtggtttTCTTATGATGAATGATAGCCCAACAATTTTATACGAAAATAATGATGCTTCTATTACTCAAATTAAAGGatgatatatcaaaggtgacaaaactaaacatatttcacctaaattcttttatacccatAAATTTtaggagaaatgtgaaattgatgtcaagcagatacggtcaagtgataatttggcagatttattcactaatgcattaccaactgcaacatttaagaagattgtgcaaaaCATTGGAATGCAAAAACTTCAAAACCTATCATAATGCACTTTTTAGGGGGTGTAAATGTCTTGAAAACTAGTTCTGATTGTACTATTTTTCCTTCGTTAAGGGTTTTTCCCATtggattttcctttgcaaggttttaatgagacaattcTAAAACACTtgacggtacacatgaatactgtactcttttttccttcgtcattggttttttttttcactgggtgttttttttcttgacaagattttaacgagacatattctttatgtatggtcatcTAAAGGATGAGTGTTATAAACTGATTTGTATGACTATCTTTAGCAATCAattatgaccacatttagccatTAATTATAACTTAAGCTATATATAAATCaactttgtactcctatatatatgggtatcattcacttaTATAAGATGGTGTTTTCAGTATTGAATaacaacattttcttttacaatatcatttttcttttagtttcataacaaaattataaaaatatataagaaaaattaaaaagttaaaaaaaaaactataaaatcagaacaaatatttataaaatagataaaaagatttttaaaaaattaagataaatgtTTCAAAAAGTGTAAATGTTATTTACAAAggttgaaaatatttattaaaaaaaaaacttaaaaattattaaaatgataaaaacaaaatgaaacttaaaaatgttaatcttaaaatataaaatgttaaataaacaAAACTACAAAATGCTGTgcttaatttaaaaatgataaaataaaaaaaataaaaaataaaacttatatttttcaaattataagaatatcttaaaagaaataagaataaGACTCCGggaattcatattttaaaatggaAAAGTCTATTACCAGATGGATGAAGCTCAATGTCAATTGTAGCTGCCCAGGCCGGAACTAGGAGGCCGCCAGTGGAGGTAGGGGTGTATTTAATATGGAAGGCTTTTCGTGTTGGTCTGGGTCCTAATACTAAGGTTGAAGTGAGGCCTGTATTGGATGGTTCTGCAGCTGTTTATCACTAGAAGATGGacctttatatataataaatatatacatatgcaGCGTTGGAATCTATCTTTACGGATTGTGGGGAATTTTTTAGATGACATTTTGGGTGCAGCTTCTATTTGTACGTCGAGGGTTTCCACTAACAAATTACTCTCCAATTTCTAGtaaagtaattaattaacaaCCATTGCCTGATCTTAGATATTAACATTCAATGTGTTTTGGTTAGTTtagtttatattattattttatttactgatttattaagtattatttatataatatcttttttaaataaaaaacttaaaaacattcttgagcCAAGCTCAATTAATTAGCACTCGGCTCAATTACAACTCGGATTTTGAGCCAATTAACCATAAGCtagatttttttaacaaattaagCAGAGCTTAAGTAGCTTTAAATCAAAAAGAGCTCATATCGGGTTTTGAGAGTTTCGAGTCGAGCTCAAACTCAACTCACCTAAGCTCGATCCAAATCAgccataattaaaaatataaataagataataaggtgatattataatgattaatttgaaaaaattataataattaatttgaaagtatttgtgtttgaatgttatttaaaaatgaaataaaatgagatgagataaaatatgttTCTAAACATTTCCTTAAAAACCCTATTGAGCCGAACTCAATTAATCACTCGGCTCGATTACAACTTGGATTTTCGAGCCAATTAACGTTAAGCTAGATTTTTTCACAAATTAAGCTGTGCACGAGAgctaaagttgaattttttaatccGCTTTAAATCAAGACGAGATCATATCGTGTTTTGAGACTTTCGAGTCGAGCTTAGACAAGCTCAACTTGCCTAAACTCGATCCAAATCAGccctaattaaaaatataaacaagatAATGAGGTGAGATATGGATCGTGCGTAGAAGGAAGGAAAATCTGGTAGCCAGCATTATACTAGTGGATTGCCATCACGTTACTGGTTTTAGGATGGGGACTTGAAACTGAACCCCAGCTAGCTGGTGTTTGAAAATTACGTTGCCTCCCCTTCAGCCTACAACACCTAGATTTATTAGAAGACTCCAAATACGATAATTGCACGGCATTGGAAACTACTCAATAAATACTCCTATTGGCATTGTggtattttagttttcttgtcTGTTCTCGATCTCTTTCTGTCACGTGTCTGAAATTTGTGTTCCTTCTGGCCCACATCACAACCCCATTGCTCGAGGCAGAACAATGTAACAGTAAGCAATGACAAAATTGGTGAATATCGTGGAAAATGCAGGATGCCAAATGCcaccatatacacatacatatatgaACGAAACTTCACCTTCTACGGGACCAATCGATGATCATATGTCATATGCTCTATgtcagtgtgtgtgtgtgtgtggattttgtggttatGAAGCCAAATTGTATGATGTCAGCTGTGACTGAGGAGGAAGACGATGAAAGTGGCGTTTACAAACACGTCAAATTATGTAGATTCCGGCATGCATGATAGCGCCATTAGGTGAAGTTAAAAGAGTATTGACCCTCCGATCCCTTGCACGGCTTGGtgagtttttaagaaaatttcaaTCTCTTAGCTACGTTCTATGTAGTACCCTTGCAAACACTATTTTTGGTATACAATAATGTGGACAAAACCTGCTCTAGGTCCCACAGCatgaattaaaaaaaggaagaagaggagaACAAAAGATAAAGACATCTAAAAAATGGAATTTTCAACAGTTCTATCGGGAAAGTTTGAGTGCCTGTTTTTTCTTTATCCTCCACTCCAACTTTGTCGTCTTTCCTTTGTAAGTGTAATAGAGGGAGCATTTTATAGTCGATTTTTACTATAACAATGAAAAGGAAGCTACCAATGGCTCAGGGCCCCAGGCTAAGAACCAGAAACCCAATCTTATATAAGTTCGGACGTCGTCAgtggaaaacaaaagaaaaggacgGCACATTTCATGGACTAAAACAAAGCAGAAGAATCGAAAATATCAAATTGATAATGAATAgatgaaagagaaaaggaagCTTCATAGAAGCCAAACTCCGGACAAATTAAGCTATtctgtcccatttgaagattacGTCTGTACACGAGATCACTTATTCTGCTTCCAATTGCACCTTCCTGGAAActgttaaaaagaaataaaagaaaatgcatatatatatagacgttTATCCAATGTTGACAGTACCATTGACTATGAAAAGTGAGAGAATCAACGCCACACACGTGTCTTATATCTACATTAGATCAAAACATTTAACTTTTCATATGGATCATTGCGTGATCAGTTCCACACCTTTGATGTGTGAACTTGATTTTTAAGGTCACATCTTTCGGTTTTTGGACCTTCCTAGCTAGCATGACTTTATAGTTCAAAAGCAAAGCAATGAAACTTTCTATGATTATAAAGGCTTCAGGGGTCTTCAACATACCTACTGTTATATGTCTTTCGAGCGGTTCTTTGTACCACCACCACAAAAATCCAGTCAACTAGGAAAATTCTTTCATCGCCAGGACAATGGAGGACAACATGAAAACCACCATGAAGATGGAATTTGAGGACTTGCTGCCAGTTATGGCAGAGAAGCTAGACGTCGAGGCCTTTGTGGCAGAGTTATGCAAGGGATTCAAGCTTCTAGCAGACCCAGAAAGGAGGTTGATAACACCCGAGAGTCTAAGGAAAAATTCAGGACTCCTGGGTATGGAGGGGATGAGCAAAGAGGACGCAGAGGGGATGGTTAAAGAAGGCGATCTTGATGGCGATGGGGTGCTTAATGAGACTGAGTTTTGCATTCTGATGGTGAGGCTGAGCCCCGGAATGATGGAAGATGCAGAGGCATGGCTCGAGAAGGCACTTGATCAAGAGCGCAGGAAATCTTCAGCTTGACTGTGCATTGATCAGTACTTGGAGCAGCAAAAAGACTGCTCTTCTGGTTTCTGTAACCTGGCTATGGGAGACAATTATCAAATTCATATTGTTTTTGTAACTTTGTCATCAACATGATCAGATCGATCGAATATTGTTCGTCTGGGtatgtaatataatattaatgtttggATTAAAATTGGTCAAGACTAGACTCTGCATAAGAAGTTGGAAGAATAAATTAGGACCTTATTTTGGAGCCTTTAGACTTCATCTTGCTAAATGCTAGCAATCCTTGATTGGTTTGGCcaaattcatctttaaatttggTCAATATCAATATTTCTTTGTATTTATCTATTCCATCTAAATTCAATTCTCATATTAGATTAGCCattcattctctatataataataaaatattattaccttaataattttttatttaatttattttattacattttgtagttctaccaattaaatattaataataattatattctaattaaattaatattacaaaaaagtattattaaatgttaatagtaattatattctaattaaattaatattaaaaaaagtattgttaaatttcaataataattacattttattaaattaatattaaaaaaatattattaaatgttaataataattatattctaaatgttaaatgattttattctaattaatttaatttatttgtttagaatgataaattaatattttaatatttgataaatgaatAGTAGTTATCTATCTTTGGCCAAGTCCTGTAGCtgaaatctaaattattttagatatacCCAACCCAATATAAGATTTTTTCGacacatattatttaaattttagccTACCTCCTCATTTGTCTAGTCAAtgagaatgctctaataagTAGAAGTAACTAGAAACCAGAATGATTTACGTTTTGCTCTCATTTTCAAGACACAGCTCAAGAAGAACCGATTATTCATTAATGGTGGTGGGGGATTCCAAAATCAGATGTTATGATAACCATGCAACCGAGATGATTTTGCCATCACCCATCTAATGTAATGTTCCGTAGCTGCAGATATCCGATGTGACGGTCGACTTGTGctttagaaagaaaatataattttaagtgaAAAAGAGCTGGTTCCTCTCAATGCTCCGAAACAAACATTACAGTACGATTAATAAAAGACAAATCTGGAAATGAAACTTAATTTCTCAACTGGTCACGAATTAAGGTAGTTTTGTCGGCTGAAGAAGAATCTATAAGCGCTAGGATGTATATCGGAATTGTCCATATATAAGCTGGGGGGTCATTGAGGTTTTCGACTCTCACATCCTTGGATAAGAGAGCATGTGGAGGTATCTTAATCTCCCAATAAAAGAAGCACGGAGTTCTTGGGAAAAAGGACCACAACAATTTTTGTAACCACTCGTGATAGCCAGGTGCGTCACGAGTGAGTGTGTTCaattggaaagaaaataaatttttcaccCTAAAATTAATACTTAGacgtttcaactttcaactgcCAAAATTAATACTTACCAGTGATGTTACACAATCATGTCAATTCAATCTTAGCCGTGTGTACATTGATGCTTTTAATAGTTTGATAATATAACATAAAGAGATAAGAAAACAGATCTTTGGAGTTCGAgacaattatttttacaataattttataaatcttgaTTATGTAGTTTTTGTAAAgtccaaataaaaatacaaataaatgtgttttaaattaaaataacattgttgcaatgacaatatatattatagaataaCAATTATTCCTAAATCAAATTAAACAACCAGATTTCTTTAACCTGCAAACTTTTGGACTAACGTTCAAACTCTTTGAAGGTAAATTAGTGAagaatttttcctttaaattatcTGAAATATACTTattgaagattttttattttaaattatcccaaatatatttacaaaaactaTTTATCGAAAATCTACACCACCAAGATTAATCAGGACGATTTTCTCAAACACGCCAATAAAAATATAACGAcccggggggtgggggggggggggggggtttcgcTCCCTCACATTCTCTAGTTCCTGTTCAGGGGCTGCATATCATCCCCCTACAAGGTAGGTGGCCAAACTtaccattttttaatatttcttgtaTGTTCTACTCGTTTAATTTCGGTCTACAGCACTAACAGGAAGAAGAAAACTCGGTTAAAATGCCTGAGAAACAACTGCagaaaagtaaaagcaaaaggCGTGCTCTCTCCGATCTCCACAGTCGGAAAAGCTTTGGGTTCGTGCCATTGCAGCCAAATACCTTCGCAGATATACTTTCATGCAGGCTGTCATTGCTAATGGACTGTAAACGGCTCAAGTCGAAATGCAAGTCGCTTTATAGCTTTCTTTTATAGGCAGCAAATCACTCTAAACATAGAAGTCTGCTAATTCTCAAATTTTACAACTGAAAATATCAAAGTAACATATAGAAATTCTCC
Coding sequences within it:
- the LOC122311570 gene encoding calcium-binding protein KIC, encoding MEDNMKTTMKMEFEDLLPVMAEKLDVEAFVAELCKGFKLLADPERRLITPESLRKNSGLLGMEGMSKEDAEGMVKEGDLDGDGVLNETEFCILMVRLSPGMMEDAEAWLEKALDQERRKSSA